Proteins encoded within one genomic window of Lysinibacillus louembei:
- a CDS encoding cysteine hydrolase family protein: protein MTKALLVIDYTYDFVAADGKLTCGEPGQQIEGKIVELIERFLTNGDVVIFANDIHYEGDTFHPETKLFPPHNIAGTVGRELYGEVKAIYEANQEKCISFDKTRYSAFAGTNLAILLRERNIQEVHLTGVCTDICVLHTAVDAYNLGFDIVVHQEAVASFNPDGHIWALQHFKNSLGAKLL, encoded by the coding sequence TTGACAAAAGCATTGCTAGTAATTGATTATACGTACGATTTTGTTGCCGCTGATGGCAAGCTTACATGTGGTGAGCCAGGGCAACAAATTGAAGGAAAAATCGTTGAACTTATCGAGCGTTTTTTAACAAATGGGGATGTCGTTATTTTTGCAAATGATATTCATTATGAGGGCGATACATTCCATCCTGAAACGAAGCTATTTCCCCCACATAATATTGCGGGAACCGTGGGACGTGAGCTTTACGGTGAAGTGAAAGCCATCTATGAAGCAAATCAAGAAAAATGCATTTCATTTGATAAAACGCGTTATAGTGCCTTTGCAGGAACAAATTTAGCAATTTTACTGCGCGAGCGCAACATCCAAGAAGTTCATTTAACTGGGGTTTGTACAGATATTTGTGTGCTGCACACAGCAGTTGATGCATACAATCTTGGCTTTGACATTGTTGTCCATCAAGAGGCGGTCGCTAGCTTCAATCCAGACGGGCATATATGGGCATTACAGCATTTCAAAAATTCGCTTGGCGCAAAACTTTTATAA
- a CDS encoding alanine racemase: MEKFEKAFQHMERPFAWLDFDALDQNIDFVNCLATKPVRIATKSIRSVGVLKYVQEKLHHCAGFMTFTAAESVYLIEQGLDNILLGYPTVEENSIKKLLTYNKEGKDITFMVDAIEQAQLLQSYAAALQTTANICIDINVSTDYKWIYFGSKRSPLDTLQKLKNLTDAIAQLPNVRIHAVMGYEAQLAGVPDLTHATSAKVRTKGMLIRRLKKQSVNKITSFRRLAVAHVKSVAPLAFVNGGGSGSIAYTCAQKEITEVTVGSAFFASALFDHYDSLQLQPAVGFALRVTRQFDDHTFVCQGGGYIASGAIGEDRAPVFLNVRYQLLPLEGAGEVQTPFIDPTGSLKIGDTVYLRHAKAGELCERFSVLHTTRGDTYEGPILTYRGEQQCFL, translated from the coding sequence ATGGAGAAATTTGAAAAGGCTTTTCAGCACATGGAGCGCCCATTTGCTTGGCTAGACTTTGATGCGCTTGATCAAAATATCGATTTTGTTAATTGTCTTGCAACAAAGCCTGTTAGAATTGCAACAAAGTCAATTCGTTCTGTAGGTGTATTAAAATACGTGCAAGAAAAGTTGCACCATTGTGCTGGTTTTATGACATTTACTGCTGCGGAAAGCGTATATTTAATCGAGCAAGGCTTAGATAACATTTTGCTCGGCTATCCAACAGTTGAAGAAAATTCAATTAAAAAACTGCTCACTTATAATAAGGAAGGTAAAGATATTACATTTATGGTCGATGCCATTGAGCAAGCACAGCTATTACAAAGCTATGCGGCAGCCTTGCAAACGACCGCCAATATTTGCATTGATATAAATGTGTCAACAGATTATAAATGGATTTATTTCGGTTCAAAGCGTTCGCCGCTTGATACGCTACAAAAATTAAAAAACTTAACGGACGCCATTGCTCAATTGCCGAACGTTCGCATCCATGCGGTGATGGGCTATGAGGCACAATTAGCGGGCGTTCCTGATTTAACGCATGCAACTTCTGCAAAGGTACGAACAAAAGGGATGCTTATTCGTCGCTTGAAAAAGCAATCGGTTAATAAAATAACGTCCTTTCGCCGGCTAGCAGTAGCACATGTGAAATCAGTAGCACCGCTTGCTTTTGTTAATGGCGGGGGCTCAGGAAGCATTGCTTATACATGTGCCCAGAAGGAAATTACGGAGGTGACAGTAGGCTCTGCCTTTTTTGCCTCTGCGCTTTTCGATCATTATGATAGCTTACAATTGCAGCCAGCAGTTGGTTTTGCGCTACGTGTCACGCGTCAATTTGACGACCATACATTCGTTTGTCAAGGTGGTGGCTATATTGCATCAGGTGCCATTGGGGAAGACCGTGCACCTGTATTTTTAAATGTACGGTATCAATTGCTCCCATTAGAAGGAGCAGGTGAAGTACAAACGCCTTTTATCGATCCGACTGGTTCGTTAAAAATTGGAGACACAGTTTATTTGCGCCATGCAAAGGCTGGTGAGTTATGTGAGCGATTCTCTGTTTTGCATACTACACGTGGCGACACATATGAAGGCCCTATATTAACATATCGAGGTGAGCAACAATGTTTTCTATAA